A stretch of Dryobates pubescens isolate bDryPub1 chromosome 35, bDryPub1.pri, whole genome shotgun sequence DNA encodes these proteins:
- the MYOG gene encoding myogenin produces the protein MELFETNPYFFPEQRFYDGENFLGSRLQGYEAVAFPERPEVTLCAEGRAALEEKDSALAEHCPGQCLPWACKVCKRKSVSMDRRRAATLREKRRLKKVNEAFEALKRSTLLNPNQRLPKVEILRSAIQYIERLQSLLSSLNQQERDQRELRFRPPAPPQPAAASECGSSSSSCSPEWGSQLEFGTHPADHLLADDPAEDSNLHSLSSIVESIAVQDVAVTFPEEQVQN, from the exons ATGGAGCTCTTCGAGACCAATCCTTACTTCTTCCCCGAGCAGAGGTTTTACGACGGGGAGAACTTCCTGGGCTCCCGCCTGCAGGGCTACGAGGCGGTGGCGTTCCCCGAGCGGCCCGAGGTGACCCTGTGCGCCGAGGGCAGGGCggctctggaggagaaggactcGGCCCTGGCCGAGCACTGCCCCGGGCAgtgcctgccctgggcctgCAAGGTCTGCAAGAGGAAATCGGTGTCGATGGACCGGCGGCGGGCGGCCACGCTGCGGGAGAAGCGCCGCCTGAAGAAGGTGAACGAAGCCTTCGAGGCGCTGAAGCGCAGCACCCTGCTGAACCCCAACCAGCGGCTGCCCAAGGTGGAGATCCTGCGCAGCGCCATCCAGTACATCGAgcgcctgcagagcctgctcagcagcctcaacCAGCAGGAGCGAGACCAGCGGGAGCTGCGCTTCCgacccccggccccgccgcagccCGCG GCAGCCAGTGAGTGTGGGTCCAGCAGCTCATCCTGCAGCCCTGAGTGGGGCAGCCAGCTGGAGTTTGGCACCCACCCTGCAG ACCACCTCCTGGCCGACGacccagcagaggacagcaacCTCCACTCCCTGTCCTCCATCGTGGAGAGCATCGCGGTGCAGGACGTGGCGGTGACGTTCCCCGAGGAGCAGGTCCAAAACTGA